The Deltaproteobacteria bacterium DNA segment GCTGGTAAAGGAGGGGAAAAACAATGGCTGACCGGATTATCAGGGAGAAAAACCGGGCCGTCCGACACGGGTTTGTGGAGCTTACCGAACATTGGGTCATCGCCCTATCCGGTCTTGCCCTCGTCCTTTCCGGATTGTTCCAGAGGCCCGTGGCGAATCGTTATTACATCTCTTCCGTGCCTGGACTGGGCTGGGCCGGGGACTACTTCGTCTCCCTGAAGGTCCACTATGCGGCCTCTCTTCTGTTTATCGCCGCGGCCCTTTTCCATGTCCTCTATCACGGTTTACGGGGCGACCTGGGGATGATCCCCCGCAGGGGGGATATTCGGGCCTCCATGGAGGTAATGAAAAGTTTTTTCGGAAAGGGGGAGGAACCGCCTTTTCACAAGTACCTGCCCGAGCAGCGCCTGGCCTACGCGGGAATGGCGGCGATCATCGCCGTGCTCATCGTCTCCGGGCTTGTCAAGGTGTACAAGAATATCTATGCCCCGGACATGTCCTACACGGTTCTCCTCTGGGCGACATGGGCGCACAACATCGCTCTCATCCTCTTTGTCCTCGCCTTTATCGCCCACGTCGGAGCCGTCCTGCTCAAACCGAACCGCCCCCTGTTCAGGGGGATCCTGACCGGGGCCGTGCGCCTGGACTACGCCGAACGCCGCCACCCGCTGTGGATCGCGGAGATCGCCGGTGAAGTTCCGCCCAAAAAAGAGACATCGGAACCCCGGCAAAGGGAAACCACCCCTGCCGATCCCTGAGCCCTTCCCCGCCGGGGACCACGACCCCATAGGAACTACTGTTCCAGCGGGGCCGTCGGATTCCCCGAGACTGTGTGATTCCGGCGAGATCGGCCCGGAATCATCTTGACGGGTGGGCCGGCTCACCGTATATTCAGCCGCATCGAAGCAACAAGGCACACGCCACAAAATTTCAAACGGAGGTTTTATGATGAAAAAAACAAATCCCCTGACCGTATCTGTGCGTCTTGCCATCCTGGCCGGTATTATGTTTTTCCCTGCCGGTCTCGTTGCCGCCGAACCATCGAAAGGTCAGGTGACAAAAATGTGGGAAAACCAGTACAAAAATGCCAAAGTTCTCGACATCAAATCAAAGGGCGGGGAAAGACTGACAAAACAGCTCCATAACAAGCATTACATCACCCCCATCGGAACCTGCTGGGATTACGACGTGACCGAAATGCAGAAGTGCGGATGCCGCCTGTTCAGCAAGGCCAGTGTCTGCTGCCGCAAGGTCTCTTCAACGGATTGCGAGATTCGCATCGGAAACGCGACTCCCGTGGACTGTACCAAATTCGGGAAACCGAAGTACGGCCTGTCGGGAAACACCGAACCGCAGGATTGCAGGGAACGCCGCGTTCAGATGGATTGCAACAATCGCCGCGACCTGGTCTTCGGACCCGGCAGTGCCGTGGGACCGTGCTATGGGACCGGCGGCGTGGCCCAGGACTGGCCGCCGGCTTTCGTCTGTCCCAACGGGCAGAATACGGTGCTTGACTTCCACAACGGTAAATGCGGCCCGACTCCGGAGGATTGCGGCTGCCGGCTCGTGGAAGAGTGTTCGTCCGAAGAGGGCCTGTCCTGCTATCGGAACTGGAAAAACAAACTGGGCCGTTGACGGGAAAAGACCGTTCACGACATGGCGCCCGCGGGACGGCCCTTCACCGGGAGCCACCCGCGGGTACATCCTCATGCAGAACCCTTTGGATAGCAAAAAGCGCGGGGCCGACGGGTGCCACCCGAGGCTTTCACCCCCCGGATCACTTCCAAAAGGAAACGCATACCACTAATCCCTATCGCCACCTGTTGCCCTTTGCACTTTCGGCGCCTCCTCCAATAAAAAATGGTTTTTCTGTCCCGATTATTTTTGGGTGTGAACGAAACGCCCGGTCAGAATATTCATCCGCATTCCGCCCGGAAATGTGCGGCAACGGGAAAGCCCTTTACCATCCAACGGTTTACAATCGGTAAAATGAACGTGTTTGTGCAAAGTATATCCTCAGAAAACCCGCCACGACAAAATTGGAAAATGCTTTCTTAAACATTTTCCTTTTGTCCCGCTTCATATTGGATGCCTCCTTTTCTTTCTTCTTGCCTTCAATTTCTTTATGGGATTCAGGATCTGACCGCACCTAAACGGCACCAGGTCGCCCATAACGATCATAATCCCCGCTTCCGACACGTCGCAATCCCTTCGTAAATCAGGTCGGTTGGTTCCATGTTTCTTAGCAACGGCGGCAACCCTTGTCAAGAAATTCAGACATCGTATTCAAATCTTGCCTCCAGAGACGGATATGGGTATAGACTCAGACGCCTGCTCGTCCATCGCCTGCTCGTCCATCTCGAAGACGGGTATCATTAACGGTGCAATTTATGAAAGCCGGGGCCGGAACCCACCGAAATGAAAGATGCCAGAACAACAAAACCAGTGAATTCCCCCGGGGTTCAACGGGGGGATACCCTTTTGCTTGTCCCGGAAGACACCGCCACCGAACAATGCCTGATGAAGCTGATGCTTCTCATGTTCAGCAGACCGGAGTTCACGGTGGAATATTTCTCGCCCTATTCGGAACCGTTCGCTCCCCCCCTGAAGACCGCCATTGACCGGGGTGACATGTTTTTACTCAAATCGGAGAGCTTTTACTACAAGGATCACCGAAGGGAACGAACCTACGTGTTCATACCACCGGCCATGGCGGAGGCAAAATCCTGCCCGAAATGGAAACGGGAACGGGTTGCGAAATCCCCGGTCTTTGTCAAAAGCACGCTCTCCCTCTCAAACAGAAAAAAGCAAGAACTCGCCGTATGGTTTGGCACAGTGGGTGCGGACGCAGACCACCAGGCAAGGCGGATAGAAGGGTTCACCTATGACATCTTCCTGAGTTACAGTGAAAGGGACCGGTCCCTCGCCTCGGAAGTCGGCGGTAAGCTCGAAAGGGCGGGAGCGCGTGTTTTCATGGCACAGCAGCCCGGGGCGACAGGCGGCGTTTTCACCGAGGAACTGAGGATCTCACTTCGTGAATCACGGGAGATCTGGCTCATTGTGTCCCCGGACAACTTGCGCAGCGAGTGGGCCATGGCCGAGTGGGGCGCCGCCTGGGTTCTGGGGAAAAAACTGGTTTCCGTGTTGCACGGCTGCCCCGCGCCGCGGTTTCCGTTGAAACCCGGCGATTTATGCTGCGTCGGCGTCACGGGGGCGGGGGAATTGATAAAGGACCATCTGAACACAATTCACGACAGCCCCTAAGGGGGCAAACAGCAAAGCGGCCGTAAAGGGGGCGGAGAGTCGCGTCGGCGTGAAATCGTCGTGTCGAACCGTAAATTTCACCTTGATTTTACCCATGCCATGATGCAGAATAGACTTGTCAAAGTGGTTTCATGGAATTCATGTGGGGGACCGTATCCGACCCCGCATCGAAATCGAACTTTCAAATACATGTAATTGTTGCCACTCCCACCGGCGCAGGAAGCGCTGGATCGTATCGGGTGAAAAGGCGGATCATTGTAACCGGGGGCAGCGGAGAAAAAAACACCGAGCACCCTTTGATGTCCGTAAACCGAATCATGGTGTTGATTATTATAAACCCCACTATCATTCAACAAAGGAGGATTCTATGGACAGCAGCATCTTGAACGCGGCAACAGTTTTAAAGAACAAGGGCGGCAAACTCTACAAAGTACAGCTTGGAGAAATTCTGAAGGATTGCGTCAGCCTGATGAACAGGAAAAGGATCGGTGTCCTCATTGTCCTTGATGATAACGGCAAGCTGGCGGGCGTGATTTCCGAGCGCGATATCATGCGCCTGGTGGAAAGCGAAGAAACCGACCTATGGGAAAAGCCGGTAAAGGATGTCATGACACCCAGAAAA contains these protein-coding regions:
- a CDS encoding cytochrome b/b6 domain-containing protein, coding for MADRIIREKNRAVRHGFVELTEHWVIALSGLALVLSGLFQRPVANRYYISSVPGLGWAGDYFVSLKVHYAASLLFIAAALFHVLYHGLRGDLGMIPRRGDIRASMEVMKSFFGKGEEPPFHKYLPEQRLAYAGMAAIIAVLIVSGLVKVYKNIYAPDMSYTVLLWATWAHNIALILFVLAFIAHVGAVLLKPNRPLFRGILTGAVRLDYAERRHPLWIAEIAGEVPPKKETSEPRQRETTPADP
- a CDS encoding toll/interleukin-1 receptor domain-containing protein, which encodes MKDARTTKPVNSPGVQRGDTLLLVPEDTATEQCLMKLMLLMFSRPEFTVEYFSPYSEPFAPPLKTAIDRGDMFLLKSESFYYKDHRRERTYVFIPPAMAEAKSCPKWKRERVAKSPVFVKSTLSLSNRKKQELAVWFGTVGADADHQARRIEGFTYDIFLSYSERDRSLASEVGGKLERAGARVFMAQQPGATGGVFTEELRISLRESREIWLIVSPDNLRSEWAMAEWGAAWVLGKKLVSVLHGCPAPRFPLKPGDLCCVGVTGAGELIKDHLNTIHDSP
- a CDS encoding CBS domain-containing protein — encoded protein: MDSSILNAATVLKNKGGKLYKVQLGEILKDCVSLMNRKRIGVLIVLDDNGKLAGVISERDIMRLVESEETDLWEKPVKDVMTPRKKLYTVPKDTRLNDVMGLMTEKRVRHLPVMDSDMVMGIISIGDVVKNLLDEAAFTTEQLKKYIQGY